Proteins encoded together in one Coffea arabica cultivar ET-39 chromosome 2c, Coffea Arabica ET-39 HiFi, whole genome shotgun sequence window:
- the LOC113727185 gene encoding pheophytinase, chloroplastic: protein MEIISCHAMHGQYLVKFRGYAVGKSPRSNQAKLWNFKERRLISVVSQCKLKALRHSYLDQLAIRRLGRAHTVRTLSALKGYEHGDPSVLSESLNSYVLDGKENVTDSDKTVPKVLIPGLPDENKGDSVASITSCSWEWKPKLNVHYETAGSVNVDFPPVLFLPGFGVGSFHYEKQLKDLGRDFRAWAVDFLGQGLSLPREDPTRQTKNGDNLKSDVENFLWGFGDETEPWAKELVYSSDLWRDQVRYFIEEVIGEPVYIVGNSLGGYIAVYFAACYPELVKGVTLLNATPFWGFLPNPMKSPRWSSMFPWAGTFPIPATIKSLTEIVWQKISDPESIAEILKQVYADHSTKVDKVFSSILEITKHPAAAASFASIMFAPQAQLTFKDSLSRCQMNNLPVCLMYGKEDPWVKPIWGLQVKRQLPEAPYYEISPAGHCPHDEVPEVVNFLLRGWIRNVESQGSVALPLFDSPENFQNDFAKDLEYVREGSRKLTRVQCYGSESSFWKRIISLIKSQFDTSRK from the exons ATGGAAATTATCTCTTGCCACGCTATGCATGGCCAGTATCTAGTAAAATTTAGAGGGTATGCCGTTGGGAAAAGCCCAAGATCAAATCAAGCAAAACTTTGGAATTTCAAGGAGAGAAGATTGATATCTGTAGTCAGTCAATGTAAGCTCAAGGCTCTTAGACATTCTTATTTAGATCAATTAGCCATAAGGAGGCTTGGAAGAGCTCACACTGTTAGGACACTAAGTGCTCTGAAGGGATATGAACATGGTGATCCAAGCGTCTTGAGTGAAAGTTTAAACTCCTATGTACTTGATGGTAAAGAGAATGTTACTGATAGTGACAAGACTGTACCTAAGGTCTTGATTCCTGGTTTGCCTGATGAAAACAAGGGTGATTCTGTTGCTTCAATTACCAGTTGTTCCTGGGAATGGAAGCCCAAACTTAATGTTCACTACGAAACAGCAGGATCCGTGAATGTTGATTTTCCTCCGGTTCTCTTTCTTCCTGGTTTTGGAGTTGGTTCCTTTCATTATGAAAAACAATTGAAGGATCTGGGTCGAGACTTTAGAGCATGGGCAGTCGATTTTCTTGGGCAGGGCTTGTCATTGCCACGTGAAGATCCAACTAGACAGACAAAGAATGGTGACAACCTGAAATCAGATGTGGAGAACTTCTTGTGGGGTTTTGGAGATGAGACCGAACCTTGGGCGAAAGAGCTTGTTTATTCTTCTGATTTATGGAGGGACCAAGTCCGTTACTTCATCGAAGAG GTGATTGGAGAACCTGTTTATATTGTTGGGAATTCACTCGGAGGATATATCGCGGTCTACTTTGCAGCATGCTATCCCGAATTGGTGAAAGGTGTAACCTTGCTTAATGCTACTCCTTTTTGGGGATTTCTTCCTAACCCTATGAAATCTCCTAGATGGTCAAGCATGTTTCCTTGGGCTGGCACATTTCCTATTCCTGCCACAATTAAAAGTCTTACGGAAATTGT GTGGCAGAAAATTAGTGATCCTGAAAGTATTGCAGAGATACTTAAGCAAGTATATGCAGATCACTCGACAAAAGTTGATAAGGTGTTCTCCAGTATACTGGAGATAACAAAGCATCCCGCAGCTGCTGCATCATTTGCTTCTATTATGTTTGCTCCTCAAGCACAGTTAACCTTCAAGGACTCTTTATCTAG GTGTCAAATGAACAACTTACCTGTCTGTCTCATGTATGGCAAAGAAGATCCTTGGGTAAAGCCTATCTGGGGTTTACAAGTGAAACGCCAACTGCCAGAAGCTCCATATTATGAGATTAGCCCTGCTGGTCACTGCCCTCATGATGAAGTTCCAGAG GTGGTGAATTTCTTATTGCGTGGGTGGATCAGAAATGTAGAATCCCAGGGTTCAGTGGCACTGCCTCTGTTTGATAGCcctgaaaattttcagaatgACTTTGCCAAAGACCTGGAATATGTTAGAGAAGGTTCAAGAAAATTAACTAGGGTACAGTGCTATGGATCCGAATCATCTTTCTGGAAAAGGATTATCTCTTTAATCAAATCTCAGTTTGACACTTCAAGAAAGTGA